In a single window of the Hoyosella subflava DQS3-9A1 genome:
- the mimD gene encoding propane 2-monooxygenase effector subunit MimD yields MSMQFGSATEFSNMCGVTLMNTPIGRVVADVMGAKKDVQLTEYPSMIRVDGVRLLEFDYEELTDALGSEFDGSIFEEISSTHYGRMVHLDDKTMLFASPEDAAEYIGFDLTAH; encoded by the coding sequence GTGAGCATGCAATTCGGTTCAGCCACAGAGTTCTCCAACATGTGTGGTGTCACCCTGATGAATACCCCTATCGGACGCGTTGTGGCTGACGTCATGGGCGCCAAGAAAGACGTACAGCTGACGGAGTATCCCTCCATGATCCGCGTTGACGGCGTAAGGCTGCTGGAGTTCGACTACGAAGAACTCACCGATGCGCTCGGCTCCGAGTTTGATGGCTCGATCTTCGAGGAGATCAGCTCCACCCACTACGGGCGCATGGTGCACCTCGACGACAAGACGATGCTCTTCGCAAGCCCCGAGGACGCCGCGGAGTACATCGGTTTCGACCTCACCGCGCACTGA
- a CDS encoding aromatic/alkene monooxygenase hydroxylase subunit beta: MTATTGKKHRSFPTIEFTDSEAGALEFPSSRSRSFTYYTPAKKRSTTYEDVTVDVQPDPDRHLTQGWIYGFGDGPGGYPQEWTAAKSSNWHAFLDPNEEWDQTIYRNNSKVVHQVELCLSNAKRARVYDGWNTPWLTFIARNLGAWMHAENGLALHVFTSIQRSCPTNMINTAVAVNAAHKMRFAQDLALFNLDLSEATADFDGALHKEVWQSAPEWQPTREVVERLTAVPDWCELLFATNIVFEQLVGSLFRTELVMQIAARNGDYITPTLVGTGEHDYDRDVTYTRNLFRLLVRDEEYGESNKSLFADWLNTWVPRCLNAAQALQPIWSQPADKAVTFASSLEAAHAKFSSLLEEIGLDLPKELDK; this comes from the coding sequence ATGACCGCAACTACCGGGAAAAAGCACCGTAGCTTCCCCACGATCGAATTCACTGACTCAGAGGCCGGGGCGCTTGAGTTCCCCAGCTCTCGCAGCCGATCATTCACCTATTACACGCCGGCCAAGAAGCGGTCGACGACGTATGAGGACGTCACCGTCGATGTCCAGCCCGACCCCGACCGTCATCTGACTCAGGGCTGGATCTATGGCTTCGGTGACGGGCCCGGTGGGTACCCGCAGGAGTGGACAGCCGCGAAATCGTCGAATTGGCACGCGTTCCTCGACCCGAACGAGGAGTGGGACCAGACGATCTATCGCAACAACTCCAAGGTCGTGCACCAGGTCGAGTTGTGCCTGTCCAACGCCAAACGCGCCCGCGTCTACGACGGCTGGAACACGCCGTGGCTAACGTTCATCGCCCGCAATCTGGGGGCGTGGATGCACGCCGAGAACGGTTTGGCGCTGCACGTCTTCACGTCCATTCAGCGGTCTTGTCCGACGAACATGATCAATACCGCCGTCGCGGTGAACGCCGCGCACAAGATGCGCTTCGCTCAGGATCTGGCGCTGTTCAATCTGGACCTTTCTGAGGCCACAGCGGATTTCGACGGCGCGCTGCACAAGGAGGTGTGGCAGTCGGCACCCGAATGGCAGCCAACCCGCGAGGTCGTGGAACGTCTTACGGCCGTACCTGACTGGTGTGAGCTGCTGTTCGCGACGAACATTGTGTTCGAGCAGCTGGTCGGGTCCCTCTTCCGTACCGAACTGGTCATGCAGATCGCTGCCCGCAACGGCGACTACATCACGCCCACCCTCGTCGGTACGGGTGAGCATGATTACGACCGCGATGTCACCTACACCAGGAACCTGTTCCGCCTGCTTGTTCGGGATGAGGAGTACGGCGAAAGCAATAAATCCCTTTTCGCCGATTGGCTGAATACGTGGGTGCCGCGCTGCCTCAACGCTGCCCAGGCACTGCAACCGATCTGGTCGCAGCCCGCCGACAAGGCAGTGACATTCGCGTCAAGCCTCGAAGCCGCACACGCGAAGTTCAGTTCTCTTCTCGAGGAAATCGGCCTCGACCTCCCTAAGGAGTTGGACAAGTGA
- a CDS encoding FAD-binding oxidoreductase: MADKHRINFEPVDIEMEVGEDEYILDAAFRQGIHLMHGCREGRCSACKSFVLDGDIDMENYSTFACNESEVDEGHVLLCRATAYSDCTIELLNFDEDELLSGVPIQEVRTKVAAIESVTKDIVSLRLQPVEPTTYVFKPGQYSDLKIPGTEDHRSFSMATTQSTPEQVEFLIKKYPGGKFAGLLDDGITVGDEIALTGPYGSFTLKEGHVLPMVFIGGGAGMAPLLSLLRHMNETDNTRRVRFYYGARTPQDLFYVDEILELGKGLTDFTFVACLSESMDPPPLGEITVEDGNVTDVVGRSETELARTEVYLCGPPPMVDAALELLEANNTPHDQIFYDKFTSPAFE, from the coding sequence ATGGCCGACAAGCACCGTATCAACTTCGAGCCCGTCGACATCGAGATGGAAGTCGGTGAAGACGAATACATCCTCGATGCCGCATTCCGACAGGGTATCCACCTGATGCACGGCTGCCGCGAAGGGCGGTGCTCGGCCTGCAAGTCATTCGTCCTCGACGGTGATATCGACATGGAGAACTATTCGACGTTCGCTTGTAATGAATCCGAGGTCGACGAAGGCCATGTACTGCTCTGCCGTGCGACAGCGTACAGCGACTGCACAATCGAACTGCTCAACTTCGACGAGGATGAACTTCTCAGCGGCGTCCCCATCCAGGAAGTGCGCACAAAGGTTGCCGCAATCGAGTCCGTGACCAAAGACATTGTCTCGCTACGGTTGCAGCCCGTCGAACCGACAACATATGTGTTCAAACCCGGCCAGTACTCCGACTTGAAGATCCCCGGGACTGAGGACCACCGCTCGTTCTCTATGGCGACGACACAATCGACGCCTGAGCAGGTCGAGTTCCTCATCAAGAAGTACCCTGGCGGCAAATTCGCCGGGCTGCTCGACGACGGGATCACGGTCGGTGACGAAATTGCCCTCACCGGCCCGTACGGATCATTCACCCTTAAGGAAGGCCACGTCCTGCCGATGGTCTTCATTGGCGGCGGCGCAGGTATGGCTCCGCTTCTGTCGTTACTCCGGCACATGAACGAAACAGACAACACAAGGCGGGTGCGCTTCTACTACGGCGCTCGCACCCCGCAGGACCTGTTCTACGTCGATGAGATTCTCGAACTCGGAAAAGGATTGACGGACTTCACTTTTGTGGCCTGCCTTTCGGAGTCGATGGATCCGCCTCCCCTCGGCGAGATCACGGTGGAGGACGGAAACGTCACCGACGTTGTCGGCCGATCCGAAACTGAACTCGCCAGAACCGAGGTGTACCTGTGTGGTCCGCCGCCGATGGTCGATGCCGCCCTGGAACTGCTCGAGGCCAACAACACCCCGCACGACCAGATCTTCTACGACAAGTTCACCAGCCCCGCGTTCGAATAG
- a CDS encoding ferritin family protein has protein sequence MSRQSLTKAHAKITELSWEPTFATPATRFGTDYTFERAPKKDPLKQIMRSYFPMEEEKDNRVYGAMDGAIRGNMFRQVQQRWLEWQKLFLSIIPFPEISAARAMPMAIDAVPNPEIHNGLAVQMIDEVRHSTIQMNLKKLYMNNYIDPAGFDMTEKAFANNYAGTIGRQFGEGFITGDAITAANIYLTVVAETAFTNTLFVAMPDEAAANGDYLLPTVFHSVQSDESRHISNGYSILLMALADERNRPLLERDLRYAWWNNHCVVDAAIGTFIEYGTKDRRKDRESYAEMWRRWIYDDYYRSYLLPLEKYGLTIPHDLVEEAWKRIVDKHYVHEVARFFATGWPVNYWRIDAMTDTDFEWFEEKYPGWYSKFGKWWEAYNRLAYPGRNKPIAFEEVGYQYPHRCWTCMVPALIREDMVVEKVDEQWRTYCSETCYWTDAVAFRGEYEGRATPNMGRLTGFREWETLHHGKDLADIVQDLGYVRDDGKTLVGQPHLQLDDPKKLWTLDDVRGNTFQSPNVLLNEMSDAERDAHIAAYRAGSVPA, from the coding sequence TTGAGTAGGCAGAGCCTGACCAAGGCGCATGCAAAAATCACCGAACTGTCGTGGGAACCCACATTTGCCACCCCAGCAACACGTTTCGGTACGGACTACACGTTCGAGAGAGCTCCGAAAAAGGACCCTCTCAAGCAGATCATGCGGTCTTACTTCCCTATGGAAGAAGAAAAGGACAACAGGGTCTACGGCGCCATGGACGGCGCGATCCGCGGCAACATGTTCCGCCAAGTTCAGCAGCGCTGGCTTGAGTGGCAGAAACTCTTCTTGTCGATCATCCCTTTCCCGGAGATTTCCGCGGCACGCGCGATGCCGATGGCTATCGATGCGGTACCCAACCCCGAGATCCACAACGGGCTGGCGGTACAGATGATCGACGAGGTTCGCCACTCCACAATCCAGATGAACCTCAAGAAGCTCTACATGAACAACTACATCGATCCGGCCGGGTTCGATATGACGGAGAAGGCATTCGCGAACAATTACGCGGGCACCATCGGCCGACAGTTCGGCGAGGGCTTCATCACCGGTGACGCAATTACCGCAGCGAACATCTACCTCACGGTTGTCGCGGAAACCGCTTTTACCAACACGCTTTTCGTAGCGATGCCAGACGAAGCAGCAGCCAACGGTGACTACCTGCTCCCCACCGTGTTCCACTCGGTGCAGTCCGACGAATCACGGCACATCTCGAACGGTTACTCCATCCTGTTGATGGCGCTCGCCGACGAGCGCAACCGCCCGCTGCTCGAACGCGATCTGCGGTACGCGTGGTGGAACAACCATTGCGTCGTCGACGCCGCGATCGGCACATTCATCGAATACGGCACCAAGGATCGGCGCAAGGACCGCGAGAGCTACGCGGAGATGTGGCGACGCTGGATTTACGACGACTACTACCGCAGCTACCTCCTCCCACTGGAGAAGTACGGACTGACAATTCCGCACGACCTGGTCGAAGAAGCGTGGAAGCGGATCGTCGACAAACACTACGTCCACGAGGTAGCACGGTTCTTCGCCACCGGCTGGCCAGTCAACTACTGGCGCATCGATGCCATGACCGACACCGACTTCGAATGGTTCGAAGAGAAGTATCCAGGCTGGTACTCCAAGTTCGGCAAGTGGTGGGAAGCGTACAACCGGCTCGCGTACCCCGGGCGGAACAAGCCGATCGCATTCGAAGAAGTCGGCTACCAGTATCCCCACCGGTGCTGGACGTGCATGGTGCCCGCACTGATTCGTGAGGACATGGTGGTGGAGAAAGTAGACGAACAGTGGCGCACCTACTGTTCGGAGACTTGCTACTGGACCGACGCAGTGGCGTTCCGCGGCGAGTACGAAGGCCGGGCGACGCCAAACATGGGCCGCCTCACCGGCTTCCGTGAATGGGAAACGCTCCACCACGGCAAGGACCTCGCGGACATTGTGCAGGACCTCGGCTATGTGCGTGACGACGGCAAAACCCTCGTTGGGCAACCGCACCTGCAGCTCGACGATCCGAAGAAGCTGTGGACCCTCGACGACGTGCGTGGCAACACGTTCCAGAGCCCGAACGTGCTCTTGAACGAAATGTCCGACGCTGAACGCGATGCGCACATCGCCGCCTATCGGGCGGGATCAGTCCCGGCCTGA
- a CDS encoding sigma-54-dependent Fis family transcriptional regulator — MRIESTSEIRNWLRISWRRSREALGDNDSPTADFVEERATDSVFLRAARPVLAAMSAEIENEPVSLILTDNKSTVLSRNGGDRGLLKALDRVHLAPGFVYAESAVGTNGIGTALEVGAPILIDGTEHYAGPLQSFSCAGALVTHPTSGALLGVVDLTTEARHANSLLLPFAKLAAHRIRERILDDASERERALLHSYHAACHHSGRPVIAIGENVLMVNALAQEQFDSRDQAVIIERTRDTSGRAKPATFLADLPSGVTARLSYEPTFVNDRVAGGIIRIKETVRRSPGPRIVKYPDPPSIARMSALWRHAFRDVAESCTRREWLVLDGESGTGKAALARAAHGHVTRGRALVVLDAARLGGKVLAQADAELEGGADLLIRHADALSEADLDALSDMLQPLREGSHAEESWIALTVRPGEGCNSFASFRLFPKTVTVPPLRHRAEDIPQLTRDMLRAIGADDVVLSAASLNQLARLRWPGNAAQLRSVLEELHRRHRSGLIEPHQLPPECKATTRRTLSKIETLERDAIVDALTLHEGDKVRAATALGISRATIYRKIREFGIRI; from the coding sequence TTGAGAATCGAGTCGACCAGCGAGATTCGCAACTGGTTGCGGATCTCGTGGCGGAGATCCCGAGAAGCACTAGGCGACAATGACTCACCGACCGCTGACTTCGTGGAAGAGCGAGCCACAGACTCGGTGTTCCTTCGCGCGGCTCGTCCGGTACTCGCAGCAATGTCCGCAGAAATTGAGAACGAACCCGTTTCGCTGATACTCACAGACAACAAGAGCACAGTTCTCAGCCGGAATGGCGGCGACCGCGGCTTGCTCAAGGCGCTCGATCGTGTTCATCTGGCTCCCGGCTTTGTCTACGCGGAGTCAGCGGTGGGTACCAATGGGATCGGCACCGCACTTGAAGTCGGCGCTCCGATTCTGATCGACGGTACCGAGCACTACGCGGGGCCGCTGCAGTCATTCTCGTGTGCGGGTGCGCTCGTGACACATCCCACCTCAGGCGCGCTATTGGGCGTGGTCGACCTGACTACCGAAGCGAGACACGCCAACTCGCTGCTCCTGCCGTTCGCAAAGCTAGCGGCTCACCGGATACGTGAGCGCATCCTCGACGATGCCAGTGAGCGGGAACGTGCTTTGCTGCACAGCTACCATGCGGCTTGCCATCATTCGGGGCGCCCAGTCATCGCGATCGGGGAAAACGTCCTGATGGTGAATGCGTTAGCCCAGGAGCAGTTCGATTCACGGGACCAGGCTGTCATCATCGAGCGGACGCGCGACACCAGCGGCCGGGCGAAACCCGCAACCTTTCTTGCCGACCTGCCGAGTGGGGTTACGGCACGCCTGTCATATGAACCGACGTTCGTAAACGACCGGGTCGCGGGTGGGATTATCCGCATTAAGGAGACAGTCCGACGCTCCCCCGGTCCACGAATCGTGAAGTACCCGGACCCTCCATCGATAGCGAGGATGAGTGCGTTGTGGCGTCACGCATTTCGTGATGTAGCGGAATCGTGCACGCGGCGAGAGTGGCTCGTCCTCGATGGAGAATCGGGGACGGGCAAAGCGGCACTGGCACGAGCCGCACACGGGCATGTGACGCGTGGCCGTGCACTCGTCGTGCTCGACGCCGCGCGACTCGGTGGCAAAGTGCTCGCTCAGGCTGACGCGGAATTGGAGGGTGGTGCGGATCTGCTGATCCGGCATGCTGACGCCCTTAGCGAGGCTGACCTCGACGCGCTTTCCGATATGCTGCAACCGCTACGTGAGGGTTCGCATGCGGAGGAATCCTGGATTGCGCTTACCGTGCGGCCCGGTGAGGGCTGTAATTCGTTTGCAAGCTTTCGGCTCTTCCCGAAAACCGTAACCGTGCCGCCGTTGCGCCACCGAGCTGAGGATATTCCTCAGCTCACGCGTGACATGTTGCGGGCGATTGGTGCGGACGACGTCGTCCTCTCGGCTGCATCCCTGAATCAGCTGGCCCGTTTGCGGTGGCCAGGGAACGCCGCGCAGCTACGGAGCGTCCTCGAGGAACTGCACCGGCGCCACCGTTCCGGTCTGATCGAGCCTCACCAATTGCCACCCGAGTGCAAAGCAACAACGCGCCGGACCCTCAGCAAGATTGAGACACTGGAACGAGACGCTATCGTCGATGCCCTCACTCTTCACGAAGGCGACAAGGTCCGTGCTGCGACGGCGCTGGGCATCTCCAGGGCGACGATTTACAGGAAGATTCGGGAGTTTGGTATCAGGATCTAG
- a CDS encoding LysE family translocator, translating to MSPTQVVGFWVIAVLLIALPGPDWAFTIAAGVRDRTVYPAVGGLMAGYVLLTGVVAAGVGALVAGTPAILTVLTVIGAAYLLYLGSSLLKDPGSPGLGTEDAAEAVPWWARSLRGAGVSCLNPKALVLFLALLPQFTDPSGAWPIPVQIALLGALYIVTCGAFYSAVGAGARAVALTRPRVMRALPRVSGIAMVALGLVMLGENVVPLL from the coding sequence ATGAGCCCGACTCAGGTGGTGGGATTTTGGGTAATAGCGGTACTACTGATCGCCCTCCCCGGACCAGACTGGGCATTCACCATCGCCGCTGGCGTCCGTGACAGAACTGTGTACCCCGCGGTTGGCGGACTCATGGCCGGATACGTCCTTCTCACCGGCGTTGTCGCTGCTGGGGTGGGCGCACTAGTCGCGGGAACACCAGCAATTCTCACGGTACTCACGGTTATCGGCGCCGCATATCTGCTGTACCTGGGCAGTTCCCTTCTGAAGGACCCAGGAAGCCCGGGCCTCGGGACTGAAGATGCAGCGGAGGCCGTCCCGTGGTGGGCAAGGTCGCTGCGCGGCGCGGGCGTGAGCTGCCTCAACCCGAAGGCCCTCGTCCTCTTCTTGGCGCTTCTCCCCCAGTTCACCGACCCCAGCGGTGCCTGGCCGATCCCGGTGCAGATAGCGCTACTCGGAGCGTTGTACATCGTGACGTGCGGTGCGTTCTACTCCGCTGTGGGCGCTGGTGCGCGTGCTGTGGCGCTCACCCGGCCACGCGTAATGAGGGCACTGCCCCGAGTCTCTGGTATCGCCATGGTTGCGCTCGGACTGGTGATGCTCGGGGAGAACGTCGTTCCGCTTCTGTGA